The genomic region tgagaaaaaaaaaaaaaagaaaagccccaaAATATTGAAACACACATATATGTCAGGAAGGGAGTTGTTCAACTTTAGTTTTCTGCCGCAAGCAGCAAAGAAGACAGAATGCCCAAGAATATGAAACTAAACTGTATAAAATTTGATTCCTGTCTCCCTACTCATCATTCTAATTcagtaaaaaatatttcagtaatatGTCAGTTTCAGTAGAGATGGGGAAGAGTCAGACTGTActagatgaggaaaataaaataaaaataaaccaatataGAATGCCCAAACATAATTTTTACTCATAGTTTGCTatcaaatatggaaaaaaaaaaactccaccaaTGCATAAAAGACAGTTCATGGTATAGTTTGGAGATTTTCATCAAGGTCTTCAGAGAAACAAgatccaaattattttaaagtaggaaGTTCCACCACTTCCTACACTGAGTTCAGGGTACAGTTTGGAGATTTTCATCAAGGTCTTCAGAGAAGCAAGATCCAAATTACTTTAAAGTAGGAAATGCTACCACTCATAATTCTGAATACTCTCCATCAGCTTTAACTGGCATGCAAATAGGCAGAGATTTTCATCTGGGGAGAAATAGTAACATCAAGAATAGCATTTGATTCTAGAACCAAACACTATGTTATCAAACACGAAACCTTAGAAAGTAAGATAGAAACTTGGAAAACATAGTGGAATTGCAATGTTATGCTGAGTTGGGGAAGGATCAATAAATATCTGAGTGAATTCGTAGTACAGATGGGATGGTTTTTATAAATTTAGCTGGTGgaaatttatatattaagaagAAATATGGACCTCTTAGCTTCTAAAAATTCACCCTTTCAGCCATTTGGGCATGTAgtctataaatatttgtctttcacAGCACGGTTATCCCTTCTGAAAGGCTTTaaatatgttgtttcctgtgtagAGGCTATAGCTATTTTTAGAAAGGTAATTGAATCTATTAAAATGTCTGAAATCCTTCAATGAGCTCTGTATTACACAAAAACTGCAAGGGTGTTTTCTCACTTATCCATTTGGTATTTTCACAAAGAATCATCCTGTGACTCCAGTTTCCCTGCTCCTAACTCGTGTTCATGGGAAGAAGCTCAGCTTTCCTCTCAGCTCTACAGAAACAAGCAGGTATGTGTAGCTCGTCAGAATACGGAGACTAGACCGACATGTTccatgtagtcttttttttttttcccacttttacttatttatttgcttatttatttatttcgttatctatttatttttgagtctAACAGACTctcaatgttatgttagtttcaggtgtataacatagtgattcagcttcTCTATACATTATCCTCACCACAAgcgtagctaccatctgtcaccatacaacactacgATAATAACGTTAACTGTATTCTCcttgctgtgccttttattcccatgacttactcattccatagcTAGAAGCCCATATCTGTCCCTACTCTTCACCCATTTGGTCCATCCAcgcacccccttccctctggcagccatcagttagttctctatatttataagtCTGATcctgttttttgttggtttgtttgcttgttccacatatgagtgaaatcatatggcatttgtcatTCTCAGGTTGACTTGCTTCACTTTGCATGCAGTTTATTCTTAACATCGTCCCTTGATGTCACCTTGCTTCTTTTCCCTGGTTAAATTCATATATTGACTTTCAGCTTAGAGCCAAAGTGGATATATGTCCAGAGGATGGACATGAAGATAGATGATCAGTGTCACAGGgaaaaacaacaacgacaaagtCAACAACAACATCCAAAACCCTGTAGGAGGACCTACAGTCAGGCCCTGACTTCACACATTGTAATTATATGACCTCTTGAATCCTCTTTTACCTTACCTAGGACATTGAAAGATTTATGATGCCTTCCTGAGAGGTTGTTGCAAAGACCAAAGGTGATATACTGAGTgtgattgtattattattttaagattttatttatttatttgacagaaagagatcacagtaggcagagaggcaggcagagagagagagagagagagagaggaggaggaagcaggctccccgctgagcagagagccctacacagggctcgatcccaggactctgggatcatgacctgagctgaaggcagaggctttaaccccctgagccacccaggcaccctgtgtgcTTGTATTTTTAATCCATAAACATAGGCCTTCACTTGGAGAAGTGATGATGATTATTAAGTTTTCGCAAAGAATGTTtcattttccatgttttatttgttgttgttcctgAGAGAGTAATTGAATCTCAGGGATATACAAATAGATCAACCTGAAGATGAGGGAAGCAAACCCcctccttgtttttcttcttttcttaacatTCAAGGAAAGAGTCCAGTGAAACCTTTCTGaacacatttttctatatttaaacaGTTGCACACAGCTCATTTTCCTATAGACCTTCCCGATCCCCTTGTGGTTACACTCTTAAAAGTCATATAATCTCTTCAAACACTTTGCAATGAATAAAAAGTTCAGAGCACAAAACTGAACAATGGGGTGGTAGGTGGGTGTAGATTGAATTTAGGCCTTAGAGGACAAGGGCTCCCTGAGGTTTGGTTcataaaacaaatagaataatAATCAAGCTTAAGCAGGTTAAGGATCAGTGGCATTATTATAAGGTTACAAAGTCAATATAGTAGAGGGGCCTTCACCATTGTATGCTTTTTGCAGCTCCAAGATACTCTGGTGCAGAAGGAAGAAGAACTTGCTAGGTTACATGAAGAGAATAACCATCTCAGACAATACCTGAATTCTGCTTTGGTTAAATGTCTTGAGGAAAAGGCCAAGGTATGTAACTACCCCCTTTGTAAGAGCCAAGCAGTGATTTGAGAACCGAGACCATTTGGCTAACACTGCTTGATTAAGTGTAGGAGGTGTATTGAACAGCATGGCTTCAAAGGCATTCATTGGCTAGAtggatttttctgaaagaaatataGCACTTCCTCaagaatttttatgtattatttcttgGAAGAATTCAGACTGCATATTTTAGCCATATATTACCCAAAGAGTTGCTTAAGAATCGTAAGCCAGTCCAGGGAATTGCTAAGACAGCAGAGGTTAATCAAAAGATAGAGTTAAATGGATGGAACACTGGAGTGGGAATCAGATCTGAAAGGCACttggtttttttaattacctGCTTGACTTTGAGTACATTTCTCTGTCACTCAGCCTCACTTACCTTCATCTGTAAATGCAGGGGCTAAAAGATTCTTTAAGAATCTCCCAGCTCTGAAATGTTATGAATAGGGTTGGAGCCCAGATCTTTTGACTGGCAATTATGTATCACCAATTACATTATCTTTTAGTGAACTTTTTATCTTATCCTTTTAGAATGGACTATTTCTAACTCAAGGACAAATAGTTTGTCCATAgtctctttctgttcttcttcttttcttttgtgttttgtatttttgttatctttttgcCGTTCTGTTATCATTATTGCTTTGTCATCAATCTTTACCTTGCCACTAGACAAGCTGCAttatttgacattattttatttaaattgatgaTGCTTCTTACCACTTCACTGGAAATAACAGTTGAGAGAGGAAAGGGTATCGTATCTGATTCCTTTACAATTCCTTTACAATCCAGTCAGCTTTGTTAAGAAAAGGAGCACATCTCACAGTTAGGAGCTTGGGCTCATAACTTCAGCCACCATTTTGTAAAAAAGGACATGCATTAAATTAGTAAATGAGATTGATTAGACAGTATTTTTGTTCAAAGTGTGGAATAATACATATCATGTGAAAGTGGTCTGAAAGTTAGCAGAATAAGAAGAATCAGTGTTAGATATTGTTTCAATCAGCCACTCTGTCTAGATTCAGATGATTAGATTTAATGTAGGCTGCACGACCCTTAGTAAGACTCTAATAtgcccgtgcctcagtttcttcactaaagtggattttataaaatgagatgaataTACATGTAGTCAGCGTTCAATACATGATAGTTActgttattgtcattattataatgataattatttccatgaattgaaaatttaaagaaattattcatttctttcaacttttaaaTGATTAGTAAAAAACATGAATTGTGGTTTCCAGGTAGTTACTTGtcactatatattttaatttagaatCAGAAATGAATCCAATTACTTTTAAGCAGTGTATGTATGAGAGAATAgaattttaatcatgtttttaagGAATTAAGATCATTAGTAACTATGTGAAGGAAGTTTAATTAGATAGCAGTAAAGAAATTATCTTGGTTGACTATCTGACTGTGTATTTTCCAAATACTACTTCCTTAGAAATTGCTGTCATCAGATGAGTTCTCCAAAGCATTTGGGCAattcagaaagggaaagaggaaacccAAAGAGCAAAGATACTTTCCTCCTGAGATCCCCCACCACAAAAATGCCAAGAGAAACCTCTCTAGTGAATTTGCTAACTGTGAAGGACAACCTGGGCCCCCTGTGGACCCTTGGGTTCTTCAGACCCTTGggttaaaagacctcaacacCATCGATGACACTTTATCAGCTAACTACAGTGCCCACTCCTCTCATCCGAGAAGAATTGCCAGCACATTTCCTCCATTTCTGGATGATGCAGTTGATTATGAAAATGTCCCCAGGGAGGATCTGCCAATTGACTATGGAGGCAACCCAGCAACCCCCTCACATGGCACTGCTGGGCACAGGGAAGATTTTCACTTCCTCCCTCAACTTTCAAATCCCCCAGGAGGGCTGCAAACTTCTCCTTACTATACTTCTGATGTGTCACCCAATAAAACAGAGATGGCCTTTTCCACATCCCTGAGCCCTCACTGTAATGTGAAAACTCATTCCTTCCACCAGGGACAAGCCTTTGTTTGTCGAGATGAGGAGGGAGGCTGGAAGTTTACCTGGGTCCCTAAGCAGTCTTAGTGACCTCCCTTCTATCACGAAAGACTGCTATAAACTCTGTTTACAAAGACCTCTCTTGCACTTGAACCTGACTATTTGGAACACAGAAGCTTTTGCCCTGACTGTTTCCTGCCACTTTAAATGTCACTCTCAATTACCCACTTAAATCTGCAGAGAACAGCTTCCACGAATCCATAATGAAACATGCCTGCTCTTCTTTCACCTAAATTTGACTTGTTTACACACCAACACCTGCTGTTGACTTCATCCCTTCGCCCTGTACCTGAAAAGGTATTTTCCAATTGCCCGAATATTCCTTCGAGGCCTACATATGCTGTTCCAATTATAATAAGTCTAAGAGCGTTTCTCCTTTCATCAAGCAGTTTAAATGTTCATAGCTTCTACCCTCTCACTTTTATCCTGTCCtgttcttcttcatttctgaaaactGCCTCGAGAGTGAACACTATTATTGCTCCAGGTGTTTGTTCTTGAGTGCTCCGATCTTGGGGGTGGGGTAGAAACAAGGGTCTCTGGACATCATCATTCCCAAAGACATAATATAGATGTGAGCAGTGCCACGTGTAGAGCAGTTCAGGAAGTTATGCGCCCTGTGGAGTTGACAAAGAGCCTCTTCAATGAGTTGCAACTCTACTGAATAAGAAATACCACTGataaattaaaagatgaaaaataattaaaattaattcaaaatatgcCACAGTATATCAGCTTCTATAGACACCTGGCATTGCCTCTTTAACCAACATGACTCAAACTAGAACATGGCTAAGGGATGCTTGATAACAACAAGTTGTCATCTTAATCGCCCAGATGCTGTCAAGGGTCTGGTCCTGCCAGTGTTGTCTAGCCAAACTCTGTCGTTgtctccctcattcattcacttactcatctACTCAGTTTTCCATTCATTGGCCCACGCAAAATATTTGTACAACACCTGCCATGTATCAGGCGCTGTCCTATGGGGTGGTGATGGAATAAATGAGAGCAAATTAGATCTTGTGGCCACCTTCATGAGACTCAGAGCCAATATTTGCTGTGACCTTGAGAAACCTAATTCCCAACAGTGAAGATTCAGTTTTCCTGGCTGCAGAATACAGAAGATAGATGAGACCATCACTAACATTCTATAACTGAGGCTGGGTCCATCAGCTTTACTCCAACACTGCCAGCCCAGCTCACTCTTCTCTTTAGTTTTGATAGACACTATAGGTATGTTGGATGAGCTTTACATACAATTTTTCTTAAACATGAGCCATTTGTAGTCGACACAAGAAACCATTGCTCTGATCACAGTATTCTTTTTCTGGTATGAGCCCATGTTATAGGTTAATTCAGTCTAAGTATGTGAGAGTAACTTGCATCTAAcaaatagagataataatttttaattaagtgtgcataaatataatgtaaattttGACATcaaagatttctctctttctaaataaaaaatatattcttagtgCTTATGTTAGTTTTCCTCAAGCTCTCTATCTTTTGCAGAATAATTTACATATCAACGACGTGTACCTCTGTTTTTTGGAGAAAACGTCAGTTAGCAATAAGATCCACCAGGGTGaacttctttcctgtttttctgttCCCACCTCTCAATAAGTCATGTTGTACCATCAGTGCCTGAGAACATGACTGTGCCCTTTGGGATTCTTTGTAACCAAGACATGACTTTCATTGCTGTTGCTGCttggtttttgctttattttggtgATTGTGAGCAAGTAATCTGTTTTAGAAAGTTTTCTTAACCTCTACTTTTCTTTATAATCCATGAAGGAGAAACTAAGATATTAACTAATATTATTCTCCAGAGTATTTTGATGACTTAGGAAGAGGTAGAACACActctattttctaaaacaaaacaaaagtagtaACAAAGAAGTGCTTAACACTGCACTATCTGTGCCCCTGGTGggtgaaatttatctttttaaaataacaaatttaagaattaaGAGTAATTAAATTTGATTGTACTTTAACACCCTAGGAATCAAGAAAGCAACATAACTACTTCAAAAGATTAAATGATCTAGCTGTAAAACAAAACTGAtcagtcaacaaatacttattgcaTTTTTGTGTGCCTTATCACAAGTTATATACCGTGAGGAAACACCCAGGCTTAGCACAGCGCATTTGGTAGATAAAACAGAGCCTTAtaaaatttaaccatttttaaatgaagcttgATCTCAGCCtggtttaaagaaattaaagcactCCTGTGATAAATTATGGTAACTTGCTCTGGCTTATACCATGGATGAAAGAAAATTACCACATCTTCTTGGGACTACATATCTATAGACATTTGCTACTCATTTGCATTATGTATAAAAGTTCTTTTGTTGATGTTTGAGAAACTGGAAATTTCTCTCACCTAAGTATATATTCTATTATGGTTTTACCATGCCACTCCTGTAATCCAcaggtaatattttattaatgtaagaggagaaataaaaactaagaactGGTGCTTGTGATGAATAATACCTTTATGTTGTATGTAACATTTTCTAGTCATAGATTTTCTTCTCCTAGGTTTTAACCATAATCCTATTGATCTGTACCTCTTTTGTATGACGTATGTGGCCAGACCAATCTTCAGCATTTAGGGTCAAAGAGTTCTTTTCCTTATCTAGGATACATTCACGAGGCCTTCAGATGTTAATGGTCTAAAAACTCAGGTGCAACCTAACCTCCCATAAAAACTAGTATCTggcatcaatttttaaaatgtgatgacATTTCCAATGTTCTCTGATCACGTGAAAATAAAGCCTATTTGTATCTTGCTAATATCTGGAGCATAAAGGCACTTGAAAGCCTCAGTTATGTAGGTGACAATGAATgggattaattaaaaaatgtggtGATGCTAAACcataattttgaaaaactggATAAAAAAAACTGTgaatcaatgggaaaaaaaattgctccattttatctatttcaaaaaaagattttttttcaatgtgaCAAATTAATTCAACAACCAACCTATATCACAGAATCAAAGGAACCGATAGAGTTTAGACATCCAGTGATAATTTTTTACAAGTTTACTTCTTGTCTATAAAGTCAGGATAcacaaatttacatttatttcagtttACCAGAAGATTCATGTACATAAATATTAGATgtcccattttttctttatttttcatgaaaccaaataaaattgGTTTACAAGTTGCATGATGTAAGTATATTTCTTAAcatatttgtcatattttatcTACCTTTTTTTGTTACATGAGCAAAACCAGACATCCAGTTATAATTCTTATGGTGGATattctataaatgtaaaatataatttaacatttaatattttaaatgactttgatttgtttgtgatttaaaatatttctaattatatgTGAGTCAATTTTGTAATGAATTAAtgtctaataaataaagtaatgggAAAAACTTACTCCTACTTTTGGcccttattttagaaatgttttttaatgagTTGAACAGATGAAAAACAGTTGTCAGTTCTCATTTCTGCCACAAATATGCACTGAAATAATACGTATTTTAATTTCCCAATAGTggtaaaattaataatagagaTGCTTATTCAAAAGATAATAGCCTGTGTCCAGCTCTCTaggaaataaaggataaaataggTGCTCAAACCAACTTGTCTATAATTGAGAGAAACATAAACATGCTTAATCAAAGCAAGGGAATAATTAGCTCTCATAACCGACAAGCATATGCTTTAGCTATACATGGATCTATAGCTCAAGGAATATTGTCAAGAATTTGGTTTGGGATCTAAAATAAGACTGATGAATACGGACAGATTATGGAAGGGTGTTGAGATAGTACTTGTTACACAAAAGCATAACAGAAACCAGGGTGGGATAGGCAATGTAAATTTGAAGAGTAGCAAGCTATATCCCATAAGTTTTCCGGTTTTGTGACTTTCTCCTTGTTCTTTACACTGTAATTCCCTAAGATGAATAAACCCTCAGTTAAATGTTCTAGAAAGAACAGAGTCTGGTAATCATGGGCAGATTTCCCCTGCATTCACTAGATAGGCCCATATCCATCCCTAAGAGGAAGATTGATATAAATAGAAAATGGTTTGAGACTTACATGTCAGGCCAGGAATCCATTGCTACATGGAGATTCTCCTATTATCAGTCTTGGATAATCTGGTTGTTATTTAGTGTCCTTACAGGgatatttgattgatttttttttttcttggagaccATTACATCTATGACTCACTCACTTTAAATGACCCTTGAATGTCATCAGGACAGGTTATTGGAAACATCAGGAAGAAGCAGGTATcttgattcccattttacagatgagaaaactggttCTAAGTTTTTTTTATGCATCATGTTCTAGTAAGTATTTGAAACCCAAGGTAAATCCTGGCACTGATTTTGGGTCCAATTCTCTACTATATCACACAGTCATGATGTTTGGGACCAGTAAATGGGCTTACAGTCCTGTCTGGTACAAATGATTGTAGGTCTCAGAACCAGGGCCCTGAAAGTATGGAGGGGCTCTGACATCTTTGCTTACATTCATTGGAGGGCTCACCTGCGTCCAGGTCTCTTAATCCTATCATTGCTAAAAGGGATTGTTCATAAGACACTGAATTGATCCTCTATCATTTCATTAAGAAAGAAGTGAATAAATTGAGAACTATTGCAGAAATTTGGGATAAAAAGAGTAGGATGGAAAAGATATGCTACTTATGGTAAAAAGCATCAGTATGcttcttaaatgaaaaaagttgaataaatgaaaagagaaatatctCTTCTGATTGCTTCTGCTAATAGAAAAGCTTAATGTAGCACTTCATAAACAATGTTCATGCAGGCTCTCTCTTCTTCACTTGTATAGGAAACAGATTTTACACCTGTTTGAGGCAGGACCTTACTCCCTCCTGGCAATCCTTTTAAGTATAACTCCAAAGGACAGTAAAGTAACTGAAGAAGCATATTTACAGTGCTGATCCAACTCCTAACACAAAGGAGGCATTCAATATGCTCACTTTGGAAGTCAGGGGTTAAATAATACCTTTTCAGGCACACAGCAGatgtggttttttcccccccttcatcTCTCTTCCAAGCTTATAATCTGAAATAATAAGTTGTAGAAAGGGTGTTTCAAGGTGATTTCTTAATACCCAGTGCCTGATCCCCCTGGGATGAGACCCAGGATTTCAGATCTATAACCATGAGCTTTCTAAAGGTAATGTTTCCTTAGGGTCCCCCAATTGCTCTGAACCTGAGACCAGAAGCCCTCTAATAACTGTGCAATGAGAGGTTAGAACCTCTTGTTTCAGTCAGGCAAAAGGCCAAAAAACACCCATCTTTTCATTTGGTCTCCTGAGATTTGCTACTTTACAGAAGCCACAAAGTCATTCTTCTTCCATCCCTGGCACACAAGGGAGTTGCCATGGGTGGAACAAGGGAGTGACATCTGCACAGTGCAGCCCATGGTGCCATCCATTACTAGAGCTGTGCGTGCCCCCTAGGAATCTCAGCCTCCTTTGACAGTGGAGCACCATACTGCAAGAGCCTTAGcccttctttctcttgcttttaagGATCATAAGTAGTTCACCCAACCCATTCTAGGGTCCTCACTCCACACTGCTACAGTAGCTTTAATGAATATGCTGCTTTCTTTTGAAATGCATGGGGTTTCTTGTGAACCATCCTGTTAGCAACAATAGAAGGAAAAGGACTGGAGACATACAATAGCACTTTGTCACATGCAAATAGTATCCTTTTCAGGACCTTAGAATGAGCTTTTAAGAGATTGTTTAATATCTATAATAATTCTTAGAATTTATTCATATAGTAGATAAGAATATAGACAAAGATTCACACTCCCCTTTCTTATTGTGCAGTGATATCATGCACAAAGAGCTCTGCTCAACAAATCAGATTCCTTCATTCACAGGTGCATGACCTCAGAAATTAATTCCATCTTCCTTAGCCTCAATGtgcagttgatccttgaacagcATGAACTGCACTGGTCCACttgtatgcagattttttttaaaactacagtacagtattaaaatgtgtttcctcatccttatgcttttcttaataaaatcttcttttctctagttaCTATATTGTAAgaatatgtacataatatataaaacatacaaataggTATTAGTTAACTATGTTATTGGTAAAACTTCAGGTCAATAGTCATCTATTAGTAAAGTTTTTGAAGGGTCAAGCATT from Mustela erminea isolate mMusErm1 chromosome 1, mMusErm1.Pri, whole genome shotgun sequence harbors:
- the GMNC gene encoding geminin coiled-coil domain-containing protein 1 isoform X1, which translates into the protein MLAKKSHLKNTVLPCQDQYFVGGQSYNCPYSTTTSESSVDVSTETWVSFWAAGLLDNREPQQAPQALESSCDSSFPAPNSCSWEEAQLSSQLYRNKQLQDTLVQKEEELARLHEENNHLRQYLNSALVKCLEEKAKKLLSSDEFSKAFGQFRKGKRKPKEQRYFPPEIPHHKNAKRNLSSEFANCEGQPGPPVDPWVLQTLGLKDLNTIDDTLSANYSAHSSHPRRIASTFPPFLDDAVDYENVPREDLPIDYGGNPATPSHGTAGHREDFHFLPQLSNPPGGLQTSPYYTSDVSPNKTEMAFSTSLSPHCNVKTHSFHQGQAFVCRDEEGGWKFTWVPKQS
- the GMNC gene encoding geminin coiled-coil domain-containing protein 1 isoform X2, with amino-acid sequence MNTVLPCQDQYFVGGQSYNCPYSTTTSESSVDVSTETWVSFWAAGLLDNREPQQAPQALESSCDSSFPAPNSCSWEEAQLSSQLYRNKQLQDTLVQKEEELARLHEENNHLRQYLNSALVKCLEEKAKKLLSSDEFSKAFGQFRKGKRKPKEQRYFPPEIPHHKNAKRNLSSEFANCEGQPGPPVDPWVLQTLGLKDLNTIDDTLSANYSAHSSHPRRIASTFPPFLDDAVDYENVPREDLPIDYGGNPATPSHGTAGHREDFHFLPQLSNPPGGLQTSPYYTSDVSPNKTEMAFSTSLSPHCNVKTHSFHQGQAFVCRDEEGGWKFTWVPKQS